A stretch of the Sulfurospirillum sp. UCH001 genome encodes the following:
- a CDS encoding coproporphyrinogen III oxidase family protein, protein MRFSQAKIITSATSYFMNQYTKHYLHVEKPSLGLPPPPEAKKYLLYIHVPFCTMFCPYCSFNKFTYTKEAATKYYLHLRDEILHVKELGYDFNYLVIGGGTPLIDEEELIETIEFVKKLFSIEHVSCETDPNHIQKETVTRLKGLVDRLSVGVQTFDDTLLKKLGRHEKFGSGEEVYEKINSMLGILPITSVDLIFNFPTQTKEGLIRDLDTLKKLSPEQTSVYPLMTSSLVKNSVKKTLGEFSLENEFNFFGLIKESLKDAYPSRHGWSFSKESEVIIDEYIIDNEEYVGVGSGSFSFLKDTLYLNEFALDNYSTLIEKRRSAVTKERTFPANSRMYYRLMVDLFNGKLSKKKFTAMFGENINDTLNKELVLLKFAKAIKEHKENITTTEFGDYLFLVMMKEFYMGMDRIRNEARKNLTL, encoded by the coding sequence ATGCGATTCTCTCAAGCGAAAATTATTACCAGTGCGACAAGCTATTTTATGAACCAATACACAAAGCACTATCTGCATGTAGAGAAACCTTCTTTGGGGTTACCTCCTCCCCCTGAAGCGAAAAAGTACCTATTGTATATCCATGTGCCATTTTGTACGATGTTTTGCCCTTACTGTTCCTTTAATAAATTTACCTACACCAAAGAAGCAGCTACAAAGTATTACCTCCATTTACGTGATGAGATTTTACATGTCAAAGAGTTGGGGTACGACTTTAACTATTTAGTCATTGGTGGCGGTACACCTTTGATCGATGAAGAAGAGCTGATAGAAACGATCGAGTTTGTTAAAAAACTCTTCTCCATCGAACATGTCTCGTGTGAAACTGATCCTAACCATATCCAAAAAGAGACCGTCACAAGACTCAAAGGATTAGTAGATCGTCTCTCAGTAGGCGTGCAAACGTTTGATGATACGCTTTTAAAGAAATTAGGGCGTCATGAAAAGTTTGGCTCAGGTGAAGAGGTGTATGAGAAGATTAACTCCATGCTAGGAATCTTGCCCATTACTAGCGTGGATCTTATCTTCAATTTTCCGACCCAAACAAAAGAGGGCTTAATACGTGATCTGGACACACTTAAAAAGCTCAGTCCAGAACAAACCAGTGTTTATCCTTTGATGACCTCATCTTTGGTTAAAAATAGTGTTAAAAAAACACTGGGCGAATTTAGCCTAGAGAATGAATTTAATTTTTTTGGACTTATTAAAGAATCTCTCAAAGATGCCTATCCATCACGTCATGGCTGGTCTTTTTCTAAAGAGAGCGAAGTGATTATTGATGAGTATATCATTGACAATGAAGAGTATGTTGGGGTGGGTTCTGGTTCATTTAGTTTCCTCAAAGACACACTCTATCTCAATGAATTTGCACTGGATAACTACTCTACGCTCATTGAAAAGAGACGCTCCGCTGTTACAAAAGAGCGAACATTTCCTGCCAATTCACGTATGTATTATCGTTTGATGGTCGATCTTTTCAATGGAAAGCTCTCTAAAAAGAAATTTACCGCTATGTTCGGAGAAAACATTAATGATACGCTTAATAAAGAGTTGGTGCTCTTAAAATTTGCCAAAGCAATCAAAGAGCACAAAGAGAACATCACCACAACAGAATTTGGGGATTATCTCTTTTTAGTCATGATGAAAGAGTTTTACATGGGAATGGATCGCATTCGTAATGAAGCGCGTAAAAACCTCACCCTTTAA
- a CDS encoding energy transducer TonB, with amino-acid sequence MKRYSLALSLTSFIYLFIGATFLYQSTVVKKPTPQPLTSIAISLYTPKEAPLEEPRHQEETPKTPEPKKIPPQERPKLSKPKPAPKKETMVEPPTESFVANETTNEKPVQEPAPAIAHTQEVSKESLQAYQKNYLEDLRRRINGHKIYPKVAQTSHIEGSVKVEFTISPKGELLSFVILEGKKIFHKATEEAIQKSFPFPFSEDLFTSSMTFQIELSYTLL; translated from the coding sequence ATGAAACGTTATAGTTTAGCACTCAGTTTAACATCGTTTATTTATCTTTTTATCGGAGCAACTTTTTTGTACCAAAGTACGGTGGTAAAAAAGCCAACACCACAACCTTTGACATCGATAGCAATAAGTCTTTATACTCCCAAAGAGGCTCCTCTTGAAGAGCCGCGACACCAAGAAGAAACTCCCAAAACACCTGAACCAAAAAAGATACCGCCACAAGAGCGCCCAAAGCTATCCAAACCAAAACCTGCTCCTAAAAAAGAGACTATGGTTGAACCACCTACGGAATCTTTCGTTGCCAATGAGACTACTAATGAGAAGCCTGTACAAGAACCTGCACCTGCCATTGCACATACTCAAGAAGTATCTAAAGAGTCGTTGCAGGCATATCAAAAAAATTATTTAGAAGATTTAAGAAGACGTATCAATGGACATAAAATTTATCCAAAAGTCGCGCAGACAAGTCATATTGAAGGAAGTGTAAAAGTAGAATTTACAATCTCTCCTAAAGGAGAGTTACTCTCATTTGTCATCCTAGAAGGAAAAAAGATCTTTCATAAAGCTACAGAAGAAGCTATTCAAAAGAGCTTTCCATTTCCTTTCTCTGAAGATCTTTTTACCTCAAGTATGACATTCCAAATTGAGCTTAGTTATACCCTACTGTGA
- a CDS encoding manganese-dependent inorganic pyrophosphatase produces the protein MQTYACGHINPDSDSIVSAISLSYLKTQLGEACTPARQGEISPETEFILKTFGLEKPLLKNDFSGDNLYITDYSDLAQAPHNLKETNILGIVDHHKLGDITTTTPLECWIRPVGCTNTIVKEMYDHYKIEIPKNIAGAMMLAILSDTVLFKSPTCTKADTKAVKELAAIAGVEDFKALGMEMFLVKSAVVGATPRALLLRDYKDFEMGGNKIGIGQLEVVDLKVFDGMKEALFADIKAYKEEGSRHTVMLLLTDIMIEGSQFLVVSDDESKIENAFNTKLVNHEMWVDGILSRKKQVIPVMEKQF, from the coding sequence ATGCAAACGTATGCTTGCGGACATATTAATCCCGATTCTGATTCTATTGTTTCAGCGATCTCTCTTTCTTATCTTAAAACACAGCTTGGAGAAGCATGTACTCCTGCACGTCAAGGCGAAATTAGCCCAGAGACGGAGTTTATTTTAAAGACCTTTGGACTTGAAAAACCTTTGTTAAAAAATGATTTTTCAGGTGATAATCTTTACATTACTGATTATTCTGATCTTGCACAAGCACCACACAATCTTAAAGAGACAAACATTTTAGGTATTGTAGATCATCATAAACTAGGCGACATCACGACAACAACACCTCTTGAATGTTGGATTCGCCCTGTTGGTTGTACCAATACTATTGTCAAAGAGATGTATGATCACTATAAGATTGAAATTCCAAAAAATATTGCAGGTGCAATGATGTTGGCAATTTTAAGTGATACTGTACTTTTCAAATCTCCAACATGTACCAAAGCCGATACCAAAGCCGTTAAAGAACTAGCAGCGATTGCAGGCGTAGAAGATTTTAAAGCGCTTGGTATGGAGATGTTCTTAGTCAAATCAGCTGTGGTTGGAGCAACCCCACGTGCATTGTTACTTCGCGATTACAAAGATTTTGAAATGGGCGGAAACAAAATCGGTATTGGTCAGCTAGAAGTGGTTGACCTTAAAGTATTCGATGGCATGAAAGAAGCGCTTTTTGCTGACATAAAAGCGTATAAAGAAGAGGGGTCTCGTCATACCGTCATGCTTCTTTTAACTGACATTATGATCGAAGGTTCACAATTCTTAGTTGTTAGCGATGATGAAAGTAAAATTGAAAATGCATTTAACACAAAACTTGTCAATCATGAGATGTGGGTAGATGGCATTTTAAGTCGTAAAAAACAGGTTATCCCTGTGATGGAAAAGCAGTTTTAA
- a CDS encoding nitrous oxide reductase accessory protein NosL, with protein sequence MVNQQKRDRNDLFANPISAFFFKNRTFLMLLRMSVLALFVYAIFLGFIAPTKEQNGFTTILFWSLFWPLFMVVTLSTFGRLFCGICPHAFVGKFLTKVGLNKTPPKWLQQPLIGVLLLFFGWWTVYYIYPTAYKSPLSSAIFFTVLSVLAFLFFFIFKEMSYCKYICPIGTLTRAFSKVSFTWLGTYASSCQTCKTFECTKACSYNLKPFSFNSKVSMGDCTLCMDCAQTCESVHFKLTKPSSSLFQKFQSSTAEIWAILLITAAITITMSFHHALSRVAISDSYFWVQFGQWLQNNLRIEGIDYIGVSALMCASIITISLAAGGTFIASKLLNCNFKSAFYTLSYAFIPIFIIGGLSHTYEFFFLHHYSNIVNGFIQGFHLNIEPVKPLATKQDTWTHFFGIINYIAIVWALLIMAKRITFFKASGFKRLLAFCFASLLIFFYLGLNVYRSYAFTTYGAKQGGHAQHGSSKALFASVPIERATLLQHGEKKNQGVVCGMPLDKHFKTNHSAKLNGEIRQYCSIHCLAEDVYVRHLPLQDIQVVDVSSLNFIDVTEAFYVVGSRIKGTMSETSQYAFASKEDAKTFVAQNGGEIKTFDEAFEVAIKDFK encoded by the coding sequence ATGGTTAATCAACAAAAACGAGATAGAAACGACCTTTTTGCAAATCCTATAAGTGCGTTTTTCTTTAAAAACAGAACTTTTTTAATGTTACTTAGAATGAGTGTTTTAGCCCTATTTGTCTATGCCATCTTCTTAGGCTTTATCGCTCCTACAAAAGAGCAAAATGGTTTCACAACCATCCTCTTTTGGTCACTATTTTGGCCACTTTTTATGGTGGTAACACTTTCGACATTTGGACGCCTATTTTGCGGTATCTGTCCCCACGCTTTTGTGGGGAAATTTTTAACCAAAGTAGGACTTAATAAAACACCACCCAAATGGCTTCAACAACCTCTTATCGGTGTCCTTTTACTTTTTTTTGGTTGGTGGACGGTCTATTATATCTATCCAACGGCCTATAAATCACCTTTAAGTAGTGCTATTTTCTTTACAGTCTTAAGTGTTTTAGCCTTTTTATTTTTTTTCATTTTTAAAGAGATGAGCTATTGCAAATACATTTGCCCTATCGGTACACTGACACGTGCCTTCTCAAAAGTCTCGTTTACGTGGTTAGGAACCTATGCATCAAGTTGTCAAACATGCAAAACATTTGAATGCACAAAAGCCTGTTCTTATAATCTCAAACCTTTTAGCTTTAATTCCAAAGTCTCTATGGGAGATTGTACGCTTTGTATGGACTGTGCTCAAACATGTGAGTCTGTGCATTTTAAACTCACAAAACCATCATCCTCACTCTTTCAAAAATTTCAAAGCTCAACCGCTGAAATCTGGGCAATTTTACTCATAACAGCGGCTATTACCATCACGATGAGTTTTCACCATGCGCTAAGCCGTGTCGCCATTAGCGATAGTTATTTTTGGGTTCAATTTGGACAATGGCTACAAAATAATCTTCGCATAGAAGGCATTGATTATATTGGTGTTAGTGCCCTTATGTGTGCATCTATCATCACCATTTCTCTTGCTGCTGGTGGAACATTCATTGCCTCTAAACTCTTAAATTGCAACTTCAAATCAGCCTTTTATACTCTTTCATATGCTTTTATCCCCATTTTCATTATTGGTGGGTTGTCTCATACGTATGAATTTTTCTTTTTACATCACTACAGCAACATTGTAAACGGCTTTATACAGGGGTTTCATCTTAACATTGAGCCTGTGAAACCTCTTGCAACCAAACAAGATACATGGACGCATTTCTTTGGTATCATCAATTACATTGCCATTGTGTGGGCATTGCTCATTATGGCAAAACGTATCACATTTTTTAAAGCCTCTGGATTTAAACGCCTCCTCGCATTTTGTTTTGCATCTTTACTGATCTTCTTTTATCTTGGTCTTAACGTGTATCGCTCTTATGCTTTTACAACCTATGGCGCTAAACAAGGTGGACATGCACAACATGGAAGCAGTAAAGCCTTATTTGCGAGTGTCCCCATAGAAAGAGCCACCCTACTTCAACACGGTGAGAAAAAAAATCAAGGGGTGGTTTGTGGTATGCCTCTGGATAAGCATTTTAAAACAAACCATAGCGCAAAACTCAATGGTGAAATAAGGCAATACTGCTCAATTCACTGCCTTGCCGAAGATGTATATGTCAGACATTTACCGCTTCAAGACATTCAGGTTGTCGATGTTTCATCACTAAATTTTATCGATGTTACAGAAGCTTTTTATGTTGTCGGTAGCCGTATCAAAGGAACGATGAGTGAAACCAGCCAGTATGCCTTTGCATCAAAAGAGGACGCAAAAACATTTGTTGCTCAAAATGGAGGAGAGATTAAAACATTTGATGAAGCTTTTGAAGTAGCGATCAAGGATTTCAAATGA
- a CDS encoding biopolymer transporter ExbD, whose amino-acid sequence MKIRRFEGINVVPFIDIMLVLLVIVLTTATFVARGIIPVDLAQASSSAPLTPSKELVISIMENGSYYLNDKAITFQDLESELIQYDKAQSSVMINADKHVSFEPFVALLDVLKQHHFEHIGIVTKR is encoded by the coding sequence ATGAAAATACGTCGTTTTGAAGGCATCAATGTAGTACCTTTCATTGACATTATGCTGGTACTACTTGTCATTGTACTCACAACAGCAACGTTTGTAGCACGAGGGATTATTCCTGTTGATTTGGCGCAAGCCTCTTCTTCTGCCCCTTTGACACCTTCAAAAGAGCTTGTTATTAGCATTATGGAAAATGGAAGTTACTATCTCAATGATAAAGCGATAACATTCCAAGACCTTGAATCTGAACTCATACAGTATGATAAAGCCCAAAGTTCTGTCATGATTAATGCTGACAAACATGTTTCGTTTGAACCATTTGTAGCACTACTCGATGTGCTGAAACAGCATCATTTTGAGCATATTGGAATTGTGACAAAACGATGA
- the exbB gene encoding TonB-system energizer ExbB, with amino-acid sequence MMSITFLQDAVDYGIIGLLSVMSFMTLFFWIERLLFYRTIKLSDYTSKEKLEMDVTNHIHILSTFGSNAPYIGLLGTVWGIIITFYAMGQSGQIDVKTIMSSLALALKATAMGLVVAIPAVFFYNHLVRKIEKILMCWDINKQGKNDENTSF; translated from the coding sequence ATGATGTCTATTACTTTCTTGCAAGATGCTGTGGACTATGGAATTATAGGGCTTCTAAGTGTTATGAGTTTTATGACACTCTTTTTTTGGATTGAACGACTTTTATTTTATCGTACCATCAAACTATCAGACTATACCAGTAAAGAAAAATTAGAGATGGATGTGACCAATCACATCCACATCCTCTCTACTTTTGGTTCAAATGCCCCTTATATAGGTCTTTTAGGAACCGTTTGGGGTATTATTATCACATTTTATGCGATGGGACAAAGTGGACAAATCGATGTAAAAACGATTATGTCTTCTTTAGCATTAGCACTTAAAGCAACCGCTATGGGCTTAGTAGTAGCCATTCCCGCTGTCTTTTTTTATAACCATTTAGTGCGAAAAATTGAAAAAATATTAATGTGCTGGGATATCAATAAACAAGGTAAAAACGATGAAAATACGTCGTTTTGA
- a CDS encoding TonB-dependent receptor has product MIDQKCLFYSLALLPLLANAESIQLDNISVTATKVETGTKEVSQSIAVVNAQTIEDKNVLDVSSALENIPGVNVESSSNSPSPRLIIRGAGLKASYGVREIMVIKDGVPMTDPDSFTRFDYIDMQDVQSIEVQKGPGSINAVNTTGGVIQLITKSVFEEDSNSIKIGVGNDGQRNLNLKLREKIDDNDFVSMNYSQRKIDNDWRDNNAFDSKQLSLKYGHIFDDDATFESELSYTESNLELPASMTRAEFEEFKRTGEQHNTSSPWQYTARDSKILSLNTKYSKEIGNFTYKPRLYINKWEHFHPVTGMINDADENYVYGTDLETDYAHKLFNRDAMLVFGVTAKQDRSDDAKKYQYADTVTSGTGRILKTLSNQEGALANVEDSLATLYGIYAMETFSPFDKTTIDISARADKLSFDVSGNEYSYFNYSTGKYAAGVGAYSIDKSYTLLSSKLGITYAITDATNIYSSIAFANQAPTTSELTDNDALDKTKSINYEIGLKTRTGDFAYDMAIYQNDVKDEIIQIKDAGGNTIYDNAGQTQKRGFEFLGTYHLTRNLNFGLSYAYSDFIYKSFQEKVGAAFVSRDGNHLPYIPKTQYGLEANYRMDNGFKTRIQTKTWGDYYLDNANSDKYTGYDFVTDVMFGYEHKEHLIQLNINNIFDKHYAMQADKSVYGVESYKAAAPRSAMVSYRYKF; this is encoded by the coding sequence ATGATAGACCAGAAATGCCTCTTCTATAGTCTTGCTCTTTTGCCACTTCTTGCAAATGCCGAATCTATACAGTTAGACAACATCAGTGTCACTGCAACAAAAGTTGAAACAGGAACAAAAGAAGTTTCTCAGTCGATCGCTGTTGTCAATGCACAAACCATCGAAGACAAAAACGTTCTTGATGTGAGTAGCGCTTTGGAAAATATTCCAGGTGTTAATGTTGAAAGTTCGAGCAACTCACCTAGTCCAAGACTGATCATTCGAGGTGCAGGCCTTAAAGCGAGTTATGGGGTTAGAGAGATTATGGTTATTAAAGATGGTGTTCCTATGACCGATCCTGATTCATTTACACGCTTTGACTACATCGATATGCAAGATGTACAAAGTATCGAAGTTCAAAAAGGTCCTGGTTCTATCAATGCAGTCAATACAACAGGCGGTGTTATTCAGCTTATCACAAAATCTGTTTTTGAAGAAGATAGCAACAGCATTAAAATAGGTGTTGGAAACGATGGACAACGCAACCTCAACTTGAAATTAAGAGAAAAAATTGACGATAATGACTTCGTCTCTATGAACTATTCACAACGAAAAATTGATAACGACTGGCGGGACAATAACGCATTTGATTCGAAACAACTCAGCCTTAAATACGGCCATATTTTCGATGATGACGCTACATTTGAAAGTGAACTCTCCTACACAGAATCTAACTTGGAATTACCTGCATCAATGACACGAGCGGAGTTTGAAGAGTTTAAACGCACAGGAGAACAGCATAACACCTCTAGCCCTTGGCAATATACCGCTAGAGATTCAAAAATTCTCTCGTTGAACACAAAATATTCAAAAGAGATAGGCAATTTTACCTATAAACCACGTTTGTATATCAACAAATGGGAGCATTTCCACCCTGTTACAGGTATGATTAATGATGCGGACGAAAACTATGTCTATGGAACAGATTTAGAGACTGACTATGCACATAAACTCTTTAACCGTGATGCTATGTTAGTCTTTGGCGTTACCGCAAAACAAGACCGAAGTGATGATGCTAAAAAATATCAATACGCTGACACTGTCACTTCAGGCACAGGGCGTATTTTAAAAACACTCTCTAACCAAGAAGGTGCTTTAGCCAATGTTGAAGACTCTCTTGCCACCTTATACGGTATCTATGCAATGGAAACCTTTTCTCCATTCGATAAAACAACAATTGATATTAGTGCTCGTGCCGACAAACTCTCTTTTGACGTGAGTGGTAACGAATACAGCTATTTTAACTATTCGACAGGAAAATACGCTGCTGGAGTGGGTGCATACAGCATTGATAAAAGTTATACGCTTCTCTCTTCCAAGCTGGGCATCACCTATGCTATTACAGATGCAACCAATATCTACAGTTCTATCGCTTTTGCCAACCAAGCTCCAACGACCAGTGAACTCACCGACAATGATGCGCTCGATAAAACAAAAAGTATCAATTACGAAATTGGACTTAAAACTCGTACAGGTGACTTTGCTTACGATATGGCAATCTACCAAAATGATGTAAAAGATGAAATCATCCAAATCAAAGATGCCGGCGGCAATACCATCTATGATAATGCAGGTCAAACACAAAAACGAGGTTTTGAGTTTTTAGGAACATACCATCTCACTCGCAACCTCAATTTTGGCCTTTCGTATGCATACAGTGACTTCATTTATAAAAGCTTTCAAGAAAAAGTTGGAGCTGCGTTTGTAAGTCGCGATGGCAATCATCTTCCTTACATTCCTAAAACCCAATACGGTCTAGAAGCAAATTATCGTATGGATAACGGTTTTAAAACACGTATTCAAACCAAAACCTGGGGTGATTACTACCTTGATAATGCAAACTCTGACAAATACACCGGATACGATTTTGTTACCGATGTTATGTTTGGGTATGAGCACAAAGAGCATCTCATTCAGCTTAATATCAACAACATCTTCGATAAGCATTATGCAATGCAAGCAGACAAAAGCGTTTATGGTGTCGAGAGTTATAAAGCAGCAGCACCTAGAAGTGCGATGGTTAGCTACCGCTACAAATTTTAA